The following proteins are encoded in a genomic region of Liolophura sinensis isolate JHLJ2023 chromosome 7, CUHK_Ljap_v2, whole genome shotgun sequence:
- the LOC135470839 gene encoding prostaglandin E2 receptor EP4 subtype-like: MSLETSTQVQILDNVSAGYHSSIHLLLKGVGVRGENSTDGSMLCSNCNFTDTATRQIYASKKNQTVLHSSIMFASGLLGNFLALLVLARSPASQRKTIFYRLVAGLVITDLTGTATTSPVVIAVYMNNFKWIGGDALCQYFAFMMEFAGATTVFIICAMSLERYVCIRHPYFYHTRLTPGHALTLLLVAWVAGLVLAGLPLVGLGRNILKYPKTWCFFDYYSSRVEDRIYCYVFGIFGVLSIVITFIFNAIVMYTLTRVGCKHKLLTKQTLALRVSSRRSRYAEIEMLVLLTVFTLTFGICWAPLVARIIINQTGAFAKDERIDLLMIRLASINQILDPWVYILLKKELLWRIISLVKTLFCRKSEKLHTYDHVPGAIRREPEAHRYGEDISCLATCRGCLCDPPGGAGTYRNFSPSQTRRNQVCHSKDSLNIEMTPTRAKQRANGNVTEIADINQLTSPGSYV; the protein is encoded by the exons ATGAGTCTAGAGACCTCTACTCAGGTACAGATCCTAGACAATGTCTCTGCTGGCTATCACAGCTCCATACATTTGCTGCTTAAGGGAGTTGGTGTTAGGGGTGAAAATTCTACGGATGGCAGCATGCTTTGTTCCAACTGCAACTTTACAGATACCGCCACCAGACAAATCTACGCATCGAAGAAAAACCAAACGGTGCTACATTCATCGATAATGTTTGCTTCTGGACTTCTTGGAAACTTCTTGGCATTACTGGTGTTGGCCCGTTCTCCGGCATCTCAGCGGAAGACGATATTTTACCGTCTGGTAGCGGGGCTTGTGATCACGGATTTGACAGGCACAGCGACCACTTCCCCCGTGGTTATTGCAGTATATATGAATAATTTCAAATGGATAGGTGGAGACGCTCTGTGCCAGTATTTCGCTTTCATGATGGAATTTGCCGGAGCGACTACCGTTTTCATCATTTGTGCAATGTCTCTGGAACGTTACGTTTGTATTCGTCACCCATATTTCTACCACACACGACTCACCCCCGGGCACGCGCTAACCCTGCTGTTGGTTGCCTGGGTGGCAGGACTTGTGCTGGCGGGTTTGCCATTGGTCGGATTAGGGAGAAATATCTTAAAATACCCCAAAACCTGGTGCTTTTTTGATTACTACAGTTCGCGAGTTGAGGACCGAATTTACTGCTACGTGTTTGGTATATTCGGGGTCCTGTCCATTGTGATCACATTTATCTTTAATGCCATTGTCATGTACACTCTGACTCGAGTCGGTTGTAAGCATAAGCTGCTTACCAAACAGACACTGGCTCTTAGGGTGTCCAGTCGTAGGAGCCGCTATGCTGAGATAGAAATGCTGGTTCTTCTCACTGTCTTCACTCTTACCTTTGGAATCTGTTGGGCTCCATTGGTG GCACGTATTATAATTAACCAGACAGGAGCCTTTGCAAAAGATGAGAGGATTGATTTGCTCATGATTCGCCTTGCCTCGATCAACCAGATCTTAGATCCATGGGTATATATTCTCTTAAAAAAGGAGCTATTGTGGCGGATTATATCCCTTGTCAAGACGCTCTTCTGCAGAAAGTCCGAAAAACTTCACACATATGATCACGTACCTGGAGCGATCCGACGAGAACCCGAGGCCCACCGCTACGGAGAGGATATCTCGTGTCTAGCAACTTGTCGGGGATGCTTGTGTGATCCTCCAGGAGGCGCTGGCACGTACAGAAACTTCTCACCTTCCCAAACTAGAAGGAATCAGGTGTGTCATTCAAAAGATTCTTTGAACATTGAAATGACACCCACCCGTGCGAAGCAAAGGGCGAACGGTAACGTGACAGAAATTGCCGACATTAACCAATTAACATCCCCTGGAAGCTATGTTTGA